ATGAATCTGCCCTCCGAGACGAAACATGAGCGCACTATACGAGGTCCTGCAGTTACGCAAGTTGCTTTCGATCATCTTCGCTGCGATCGGCATTGCTCGCTTATGGGCCTGCCTGCCCGTGAAGACATTACTTGGCACTTCGCAAGGAATGGCTGAGGCATGATCTCATCGGGTCGCTTCGGTCGGCATGACCCGAATAGCCAGAAAGCTGAAGCCGCCACTCGGAATGACCCGTAAGCGGCGGTTTTCATTAATCTATTTGGTCGGAGCGACAGGATTCGAACCTGCGACCTCTGCAACCCCATTGCAGCGCGCTACCAAGCTGCGCCACGCTCCGACTTTATCATGCTCGAGTAGGGAGTCGGTGCTTGCCGAGACCCTGCCCAAGGACGAGGCATATAGTAGCGATTTTCCCATCAAATGCAAGCGGGAATTGCGCTTTCCTTTCAATCGCTTGTCTCCAGCGGAGCGTACTGTGGGCAGTGGGCGCGCGGCGTCCGTTGTATAATTTCGTCACATGTGAAGCCCGGGGAGGGAAGATGCCGTTGATCGTGGGAATGAGCGTTCTGCTGGGCTGTCAGTTCATTGGCGAGTTGCTGGTGCGAGCCCTGGCGGTACCGGTGCCCGGCCCGGTGCTGGGAATGGTCGTGCTGCTGATCGGGCTGATGGTCAACGGCCGGGTGCCGAGCGCGCTGCGCATGGCCGGCGAGGGCTTGCTGCGCTATTTGACGCTGCTGTTC
The genomic region above belongs to Halomonas zincidurans B6 and contains:
- a CDS encoding CidA/LrgA family protein, producing MPLIVGMSVLLGCQFIGELLVRALAVPVPGPVLGMVVLLIGLMVNGRVPSALRMAGEGLLRYLTLLFVPAGVGLMTHFGLIREELGILAVTLVASTALTLAVTAKVLDWLARRHLRGKGES